A region of Streptomyces sp. NBC_01750 DNA encodes the following proteins:
- a CDS encoding helix-turn-helix domain-containing protein has translation MDEPAEIGLRVQRLRNQRGLTQRQLAEPSYTPAYVSTLESGKVRPSETALRFLAERLGTSFEELATGRPAHLATELRLALTDAQQQLATGSADEAAVRYRRLLTDAEHLELAPEQAEALLGLGDCALETGELANAGRHFEAAERLLAGEPLPRRARAIRGRAIAHLLAGELRYACYLLESTIAELGASGLADPEALVLLYAAVIGPYIDMGAHARAAHAAELALALAPQVNDPALVASMHRQVARTFLAEGRTADADASLAKAQAIYRQLRLRTDLAHCHWMRGYVQAQNGELALAEKELRTARDMLAAKRAVLYTAQVEVELADVLRRLGRHDEAAGLLSALLELGDRHGAVHAGGAHRLLGLIAEERGEAEAAEEHYVLALALLERSGASGDLADLCRLLGDLLRRGGRTEAALDAYRTGLGHRAAPGTTTLGPAPAGPSIPQH, from the coding sequence ATGGACGAACCGGCCGAGATCGGCCTCCGGGTGCAGCGACTGCGTAACCAACGCGGGCTGACGCAACGGCAGTTGGCCGAACCCTCATACACGCCCGCGTACGTCTCGACACTGGAGTCCGGCAAGGTCCGGCCCTCCGAGACCGCGCTGCGCTTCCTCGCGGAGCGGCTCGGGACATCGTTCGAGGAGCTGGCCACCGGACGCCCCGCCCATCTGGCGACCGAGCTGCGGCTCGCCCTCACCGACGCCCAGCAGCAGCTCGCCACCGGCTCCGCCGACGAGGCCGCCGTCCGCTACCGCCGTCTCCTCACCGACGCTGAACACCTCGAACTCGCTCCCGAGCAGGCCGAGGCGCTGCTCGGACTCGGCGACTGCGCTCTGGAAACCGGTGAACTGGCCAATGCGGGGCGGCACTTCGAGGCGGCGGAGCGGCTCCTGGCCGGTGAACCGCTGCCCCGCCGCGCCCGCGCGATCCGGGGCCGCGCCATCGCGCACCTGCTGGCCGGGGAGCTGCGCTACGCCTGTTATCTCCTTGAGTCCACCATCGCCGAGCTGGGCGCGAGCGGCCTGGCCGACCCCGAGGCGCTGGTGCTGCTGTACGCGGCCGTCATCGGCCCGTACATCGACATGGGCGCCCACGCCCGCGCCGCGCACGCCGCCGAACTCGCCCTGGCCCTGGCGCCCCAGGTCAACGACCCGGCGCTGGTGGCGAGCATGCACCGGCAGGTGGCCCGTACGTTCCTCGCCGAAGGACGCACCGCCGACGCCGACGCCTCGCTCGCCAAGGCCCAGGCGATCTACCGGCAGCTGAGACTGCGGACCGACCTCGCGCACTGCCACTGGATGCGCGGCTACGTACAGGCACAGAACGGCGAACTCGCCCTCGCCGAAAAGGAGTTGCGCACAGCACGCGACATGCTGGCCGCCAAGCGCGCGGTGCTCTACACCGCCCAGGTGGAGGTGGAGCTGGCCGATGTACTGCGCCGGCTGGGGCGGCACGACGAGGCGGCCGGCCTGCTCTCGGCGCTACTGGAACTCGGCGACCGGCACGGTGCGGTGCACGCGGGCGGCGCGCACCGGCTGCTCGGGCTGATCGCCGAGGAGCGGGGAGAGGCCGAGGCCGCCGAGGAGCACTACGTCCTGGCGCTGGCCCTGCTGGAGCGCAGCGGGGCCAGCGGTGATCTCGCCGACCTGTGCCGCCTGCTGGGCGACCTACTGCGCCGCGGCGGCCGCACCGAGGCCGCTCTGGACGCGTACCGCACGGGACTGGGCCATCGGGCAGCCCCCGGCACGACGACCCTGGGGCCGGCCCCGGCGGGTCCGTCGATCCCGCAGCACTGA
- a CDS encoding M64 family metallopeptidase, with protein sequence MRSARRRVMAAVGAAAALAAVLAATPGSATADPATPGRAGVEVEIPGPEHGTAAGSGRTRVPQEGRARPSSRLSAAEEAADGEVTKLMDNGSTADRLDIVVVGDGYTAAELDRFHTDAREKWAEVAAVEPYTTYQGLFNVWAVDAVSNQSGVSGDPGPEIVRDTALGSYFWCDDIERLLCVDQDKVDGYVAKAPEADLVLVLANSAKYGGAGYNEPSGTLGYEGISTASAGNEKSGQVAIHETGHSLGKLADEYYYPGYPGYEEYTGPEPAESNSSTLAAGDMSGQRAKWHRWLGEESPDGGSVGTYEGGGYYVTGLYRPTDNSLMRTLGKPFNLPGIEAMIAGFYRHANVVTAVTPTDRTLRLTDTAKAAVPRLRGADGRQLRIRWYLDGRELKPFAGRTRVRVSDLALWLLDLRTHTLSVTAEDRTPAVRDPKIAGTLKSTTGWRIRL encoded by the coding sequence ATGCGTTCAGCACGGCGCAGAGTCATGGCGGCGGTCGGCGCGGCCGCCGCCCTCGCGGCCGTACTGGCCGCCACACCCGGCAGCGCGACAGCGGATCCGGCGACGCCCGGCAGGGCCGGGGTCGAGGTCGAGATACCCGGGCCGGAACACGGCACAGCCGCCGGATCCGGCCGCACACGCGTACCACAGGAGGGCCGGGCCCGGCCCTCCTCCCGGCTCTCGGCGGCCGAGGAGGCCGCCGACGGCGAGGTCACCAAGCTGATGGACAACGGCTCCACCGCCGACCGGCTGGACATCGTCGTCGTCGGGGACGGCTATACCGCCGCCGAGCTCGACCGGTTCCACACCGACGCCAGGGAGAAATGGGCTGAGGTGGCGGCCGTCGAGCCGTACACGACGTACCAGGGACTCTTCAACGTATGGGCGGTCGACGCCGTGTCGAACCAGTCCGGCGTCTCGGGCGACCCCGGTCCGGAGATCGTCCGGGACACCGCCCTGGGCTCGTACTTCTGGTGCGACGACATCGAGCGGCTGCTGTGCGTCGACCAGGACAAGGTCGACGGGTATGTGGCGAAGGCGCCCGAGGCCGACTTGGTGCTCGTCCTCGCCAACAGCGCCAAGTACGGCGGCGCGGGCTACAACGAGCCGAGCGGGACCCTCGGTTACGAGGGCATCTCCACCGCTTCGGCCGGCAACGAGAAGTCCGGCCAGGTCGCCATCCACGAGACCGGCCATTCGCTGGGCAAGCTCGCCGACGAGTACTACTACCCCGGCTACCCGGGCTACGAGGAGTACACGGGCCCCGAGCCCGCCGAGTCCAACAGCTCCACACTGGCCGCCGGGGACATGTCCGGACAGCGTGCCAAGTGGCACCGCTGGCTCGGCGAGGAATCGCCCGACGGCGGTTCGGTCGGCACATACGAGGGCGGGGGGTACTACGTCACGGGCCTGTACCGGCCCACCGACAACTCCCTGATGCGTACTCTCGGCAAGCCCTTCAACCTGCCCGGTATCGAGGCGATGATCGCCGGCTTCTACCGCCACGCGAACGTCGTCACCGCGGTCACGCCCACCGATCGCACCCTCCGGCTCACAGACACCGCGAAGGCCGCCGTACCCCGGCTGAGGGGCGCGGACGGGCGTCAGCTCAGGATCCGCTGGTATCTGGACGGCAGGGAGTTGAAGCCCTTCGCGGGCCGTACCCGGGTGCGGGTGTCGGACCTGGCCCTATGGCTGCTCGACCTGCGCACGCACACGTTGTCGGTCACCGCCGAGGACCGTACGCCTGCGGTGCGAGACCCGAAGATCGCCGGGACGCTGAAGTCCACCACCGGCTGGAGGATCCGCCTCTGA